DNA from Podospora pseudopauciseta strain CBS 411.78 chromosome 5 map unlocalized CBS411.78m_5, whole genome shotgun sequence:
CCTGTGAAGATAGCCATTTTGGACTAAACCCCAAAACTGGAAAGCAGTCCAGGACTATAACTGCAGCGTTAAGAGAAGTATCGTGAAGTGAAGAATGAAGTaagctgctgttggggcaAAACGTCAGGACGATGAGGAACTTGGGAAGTTGTTGTGCAGCAGCTTTGGTTTGGTCCGAGATTGGCCCACTTGCGATTTCCtctctccccatctccacaaAATAGGCCAGTTATTTTCGAAGTACCTCGTTGTCTCCAAGATCAAAACGTGACTTTGGGCGATACTTTTCCTGTTGAACAATGAGCACCACTATCCCCGAAGCAGGCAGACCGGAACCCCTCAGGGGTCACCTGCATTGCATGACAGACGGAACAGAGAGACCTATCGAAAAATGCAGTACTACACTGCGTCACTGCATGTCTCAAGCGCGAATTCCGCAAGCTGGCATAATGGAACTTTGAACTGTCTGCTTCAGCCAGCCACTTTTGAGGATCAGGATGGGTACGTCTGCATCATGAGCCGGATTGGGAGGTGAAGCTGTACATCATGAGCGCTGAGTTGTCAGGCATCACGATCGTCACATGAAATCATCCGGTGTCAGGATTGTGAGTTCATATTGTTCGTCTTTGGGTGATCGACAACCACAGCGCGTGGTGGTTTGAGGGGCCACTGAGCTCCACGAAGGAAATTGCCATTATCGTTACCTCATATTTACAAAAATCATGTGCAGATTTTGCATGACAAGACGGTATATAAATTATCATGGCTCTGCTTCCGCATTCTGCCTTTACATACTCTCACTTTGTCACCATCTTTCCCATTACCTTGACAAACAAAAGACATCTGAACCGTTCCACAAAGTATTTCCCATCTCCTTCAGGACTTGAATAGCAATCATGGTCGGCGTAACAACCATTGCGAACCTCAACGCCCCAGCCGGCAAGCAAATCAGCTTGTACTACAACCTCAAAAATCAGAACCTTGGTCTTCAGCAACGCAATGCACTCAGCACCTGGAGAACTGTGATGCAATGTTAGTCGGGCGGCACGTTGAAAGCTCCGAACCAATTCTGCGTGTCTGGATGCCGTCCGAACGGTTCGTCGCACTAGATGGGAAAGGATTCTTATCATACCAGAGCAGCTTGATCTTTTCGAGAATTAATCGCAATTCCTTTTGGTGCGCCTCGTCTATCTTCTTAGCAGCTTCCCACTGCTCCTccgtcctcttccccttcgaCACAATGCTCTCCACTAGGCCTTCCATTTTTTCAACAATCTACCCAGCAGCTATTAGCCTGGACTCATTCAGAACATCAGTCTGAAGGCCTCGATGACGAGTATGTGAAGCCAAGGCTGGTGATAACAGGGAAGGTCTGGCACTTCATTGCTCTTCACTCACTTTTGCAGTCTCTGTAATGACATAGAGACTCTCAAATGTAGTGTCGGGATCGCCTCGCGTGAGAATTTCCCACTCCAAGGGTGCCGTGGAGGATTGCATGTTGGCAATATCAAAGTGAAGATGGATTCTTTATTTGGTCGCTCTTTGAGAAACAAAAGAGGGAGATGTCCTTACCTGGGATCAAGAGTGCACGAAGATCGTGACCATGAGTTGGAATAATGGTGGGTCCCTTATACAGAACCTGAAAGAAATGGGTGTCGTCTCTCATGACGTCTGCGATTCAGTGTAAGTATCTATTTGTCGAGGGGGAGAATGAGTACTTTCACGGCACTTACGAGAATGGGAGGGGTTGCTCTGCTGCGGGCCGCCCACTTCAGCAATTGATCCTTGGGTTCAGCTGCATTGTTAGGTTGTCAGCCCATGGCTTGGCGGACGAATGGGTGTCTAGACTTTTGCATCTAGACTTTTCATGCATTTATCGCGCGCTGTCCATTGTACCCAGCGTGCTTTTACGCAGTTGATTGACTTGAACTTGTTCCCAATCTGTCAAGGTGCACCACCCTCATGTATGCGGGGAGTCGGATCACATAGCACTGTGCCAACACCAAACAGGTGCTGCATTTGGGACACCACTTCAGCAGTACCTTACGTACTCGGAGTTCAAGCATCGGTGACACTGCTCTCTCTCATAGGGTCCGATGCCTCGCCAGTCGTCTTGTATGATCGTGAAATGTCGTTACAGTAGGAGGATGGTGCACCGAAGACCATGGAGTCGGCTTTGGCCTTGACTACGACACAATTTATGATTAACTACATTTGATTCTTGGTTATCATTACCGATACTAAGATACACAAACCACGGCACTCACTCAGTCAGCCCGTCTTATCGCCAAAATGTCAAACAAAgaccctcccccgcctccagctcctccctctggCCCATTCACAGTCTACTCCAGCGTCGCGAAGCAGGGTGGCACGGGCTCAGTCAAGACTCTAACAGCAAAAACAAACATCGACAACTTCGTCCGTCAGCTTAGCTCAAGCAGTCTCGTCTTTCCCAGAGCGCCAACATCCCCTTCTCCTGAGACGATCCCTTTGGACCCATCTGATATCACCTTCAAATGGCTTACGCTCCTCGATCCCAAGGGCACCGTGAGTGCAGGTTTTCATGATGCCGCCACTCAAGACATCGATAACTTTCAGGTCCGCATGGCAGCCCCTTGGGATCTGGTGTTCAGTTCTGCGCCCACATTCCTTGTAACGACATTTGGTTCTGAGGGCAATCCGGGTTTAGCACCTGTGTCCAAGGTCCCCGTACCTGGGTTGAAGGATACTGGCAGTCTTCTGTACATGGGCCTCGACCCAACGACCACGCCCGTCACGTCGTCTGTGAAGGAACTCTTCGCCTTCGCTGGGCTGAAGTCACCGCCTCTCTCTGAGTTTGCGCCTTGGGGTGTCACGCTGCGGGTATCAAGCGATCCAGCCAAGCCGATTCGTAACGCGCTTTGGTACAGCCCACTCAACTACGATCAGACCATTTTCCGTCTGCAGTTCAGTCTCAGTGACGCAGATAGAGCCACCTTGCAAAGCTACATTGCCAAAGCACTTCCATCCCTCGAGTTCAGAAATGTGGATTTCATCTGCCGCCGCACCATCACCGGTATGACTACAGGTGGCAAGATATCAGCTTCCGCCCAAGGTGAAGTCCTGATCGAGACAGAGTGTCATCTTTTGCCCAAAGGCCATGATCTTCAGATCAGAGCGCGAATCAGCATTTTCCATGACCAGTACCATCTAACGTTCCAGCTCGACGAGCAGATCAAAGGTCACTCTGCCCTGGGAGACATACTGGCCCGGCTTGCAGAGTGTGTAGGGCTTCAGTCCGATGACTTCAATTTTGTGACGGACATGCTTATGCAGCAGGATGGGAAGGCCTTTGGGGATGCGCTGGAGTTGCGCCAGATCCAGATTGCTCTCGGCACTGATGACGGCGGCAAGACAACCAAGTTGATGTCTTTTAGTGTCGACATTCAGGCCACGGCAACATTTGGGCATGAGAATGGCCCTGATGGCAATCCCAAGGACGCAGACCCTGTTGTCTTTCTGCTGACGTACttgtgggagaggggaggacCAACATTCGGGTCGATTAGAGGGAGCTTGTGGAATGGGAAGCGCCCTATTTTCTTACCTATTTTTCTCTTCCCATCGGTTTCATACCTACTTGTCGCTACTTTTCCAGTAATATACCAAGTCTAATAGCTAACACGCTTTTCCAGACTTCAACGATAGCCCTGACAGGAACTTGGCGCCTGGGTTCGAGGAAATCAACTCTCGTCCCCACTCTCGCCAAAGTCCGCAAGGCCATCAGCATCCCGGGCCTCATCCCAGGCTTGAACATCGAGAACGTGCCACACAATATTCCCACTGATATCAGCAGAGCCTACATCGTGCTCAACCAAAGCAGTATAGCCGTGGGCGGTACTGTCCAGTCGCTGGATTTTACCTCCCAGGATAAAGACTACCCCGTACCACAGCTTAATCTTGGATGGGTCAGCATCGACGCTTCGTACAACTGGACCAAAGGGGCAACATCTCCTCTCAACGTCAAGGCCTCCTTTCTCGCCGAGCTCAGGCCGTCCAAGAATGCTACACACAAGGAGCCTGCCACGCTCGTGGGCGCCATGGTCTATGATAGTGGCAAGTGGACTTTGAGCGCTGACCTGGAAGGACTAtatctctcttctctctaCAACTTCTTTTTCCAGATGCCATCGAACGCCGACCCCGATGCAACTGGCGAAGCAGATCACGTTCTCCCGCTCATCGAGGCCATCGAGATTGAAAGCATGAAGCTCACCTACGTCTATGACAAGACGCCTACTACGGGAGACCAAGTTGTTGGCAGCTCATTCACCTTTGACGGAATTTTGAATGTCTCTGATTTGCAGCTCAAACTTCATTTCTCGTatgagaagaaggcctcTGAGTTCCGAGCAACGTTACATGCCGGATCGGCGACAACCATTGGGAAGATCATCGAAGATCTCGTCGGAGATTGCATCGACGTCCCAGAGTTCTTGTACGACGCCAAACTAGATCCAGCAAAAGACGGCCTTGAGATCGGTGTCATGAAGGGCTCATCGGCAAAGCCAGGCACCCCTGCACCATTCCACTTTGTGGCCAAGCTCACGGTGAATTTCCCCAAAGATGTCCAAATCACGTTGACCTTCGCCCAGTGGCATGGTAGCAACTGGTCTGCTTCAGAACCGTCCAAGAAGCCGATCAAGGCCGCTCTGACCGGCATCCCCCATGTGTCCATCCCTCTTGTTGGCGATATCACGCAGCCATTTGACGAGATGTACTTCATGCATGTGATCGACGGTACCAAGAAGAAGTCATCCCAGCAACTTCCTGGCATAAGTcgcaaggagaaggatgatCTCAATCTGGATGAAGCATTCAAGGCTCATCCTCTCGTTGTCAAGGATAAATCCAAGGATACCAGCGATGATGTAGTGGTCATCACTGCAGGCGCGCACCTCGCGATTGTCATCAAGAACGAGAGAGGCGAGAGAGTCTGCATCCTCGACTACAACttcaagaagcaaaagactGTCGGAGATGGAAAGGAGAACACCAAAAAGCGAACCATCCCGGCGGGGGGAGAAAGCAAGGAACCTGCAAAGAAGGACTCGGACGGCAGCGCGGCCTCGGCG
Protein-coding regions in this window:
- a CDS encoding uncharacterized protein (EggNog:ENOG503NY1B), which encodes MSNKDPPPPPAPPSGPFTVYSSVAKQGGTGSVKTLTAKTNIDNFVRQLSSSSLVFPRAPTSPSPETIPLDPSDITFKWLTLLDPKGTVSAGFHDAATQDIDNFQVRMAAPWDLVFSSAPTFLVTTFGSEGNPGLAPVSKVPVPGLKDTGSLLYMGLDPTTTPVTSSVKELFAFAGLKSPPLSEFAPWGVTLRVSSDPAKPIRNALWYSPLNYDQTIFRLQFSLSDADRATLQSYIAKALPSLEFRNVDFICRRTITGMTTGGKISASAQGEVLIETECHLLPKGHDLQIRARISIFHDQYHLTFQLDEQIKGHSALGDILARLAECVGLQSDDFNFVTDMLMQQDGKAFGDALELRQIQIALGTDDGGKTTKLMSFSVDIQATATFGHENGPDGNPKDADPVVFLLTYLWERGGPTFGSIRGSLWNGKRPIFLPIFLFPSTSTIALTGTWRLGSRKSTLVPTLAKVRKAISIPGLIPGLNIENVPHNIPTDISRAYIVLNQSSIAVGGTVQSLDFTSQDKDYPVPQLNLGWVSIDASYNWTKGATSPLNVKASFLAELRPSKNATHKEPATLVGAMVYDSGKWTLSADLEGLYLSSLYNFFFQMPSNADPDATGEADHVLPLIEAIEIESMKLTYVYDKTPTTGDQVVGSSFTFDGILNVSDLQLKLHFSYEKKASEFRATLHAGSATTIGKIIEDLVGDCIDVPEFLYDAKLDPAKDGLEIGVMKGSSAKPGTPAPFHFVAKLTVNFPKDVQITLTFAQWHGSNWSASEPSKKPIKAALTGIPHVSIPLVGDITQPFDEMYFMHVIDGTKKKSSQQLPGISRKEKDDLNLDEAFKAHPLVVKDKSKDTSDDVVVITAGAHLAIVIKNERGERVCILDYNFKKQKTVGDGKENTKKRTIPAGGESKEPAKKDSDGSAASAPLKKKMGGLSISDIGLKYENKILSISFTATMELGPVGFSLIGFALNMELTSLNLSDIRMLPPSLEGFSVVFERKPLSIAGIIRHGKTPELEYYAGGLIVGWTPYQLEAAGFYGKAKPEGRDPFVSVFVFAKLAGPLVSLEFAEISGVTGGFGYNSSVRVPTADQIPSFPFIDQHSTDNAGDALEALQKLTSAGQDAWFQPLPDTYWAAAGMKIDAFQTIALDAVVVVQFGTSIKLGIFGVALVDVPSSLSDFKFAHVELGLAVVANVGNFVFSLGGYHQAFKVPVGWPVPDRLKISWGLGNNLSISGEAFFAITPKVCMGGGRLRASYSAGPIAAWFDAFANFLIQYQPFHFASEAGICIGASFNLDIWFIHIHISVEVSADLYLWGPPLAGIVSVNIKVARFNIHFGDDNNGPGALQLDQFFDLVLQASSKKKAATTTTPMLVAIPIIPIMEPDQAARFKRMSDNVGHTFLARFGLMNDTSDPKREQNAEWVVRGGTFSFSIGCKMMVDDVKLVGNSKEDINSKASGAGSIYAKPMKTDSSLASHMTVRITQTQGKQVWGMRREYKSVPTGLWQKYDSSKDPLNGKANNNIDDYLNDKDGGMKLMSGILLSAPPPKMSDDKLKVFDIIDSTLMEIESDRQFPLPTDCHKDWDPHPPRNEEDDDEWTVVQKRWKTPLWNTDNEPKHSAVSLAVDSSPEAAAQPIVPMEPKTRDVQTDFVSAFVHAFNWDAGLKLPSLAKMPRKLEKRFGDLFVVPPMMTA